Below is a window of Tolypothrix bouteillei VB521301 DNA.
GACTCTACCCCTTACTTTTACGCTACCAGTATCTGGCTTAATCAAACCACTGATAATGCGTAGCAGCGTGCTTTTTCCGGCTCCATTAGAGCCCACCAAACCTAATGCTTCTCCGCGCTTTAGCTCGAAGCTAACATTACTAAGTGCCCAAAATTCTTTAGCTCTTAAAGTATCGCTTTTTCGGGTTCCTCCTGTGAGTTCGATCGCAATATCTTGAAGCCCGTAGAACAAAGAGTTTTTTAAGTCTCTACAAAACTTTTTAGAAACATTTTTAGCTGAAATAACAACTTCAGTTTCTTCAGGATGAGTCGTAGTTTGTTTTTCTATTAAATTAGTCATTCCTAAGAACTCACTCGCTCAACAACAAAAGGCATTGCAAGTCGAAAAGTCACCCAAGTGAGTAACAATCCCACAAAGGAGAGTACACTGACAACCCAAAATTCTAAAGGGTTGGAGATAACTCCTGTTGTTGCTAATTCTCGTGCTGTCACTAATAGAGGAGTGACAGGATTTAGCTTGACTAGTAACCCAAATGTTCCTTCATTGGGAACTGGATAAACCACGGGAGTCAAAAACAGCCAAAACCCTGTAATGAGAGTTAACCCTTTAGAAACGTCTTGATACAAAATTCCCAATGGAGCCAACAAAACACCAATGAACGTCCCCAGAACGACCAAATGAATCAACGCAACTGGGACTAAGATAACTGTCCAAGCGATCGAAATACGAAACCAGAAGTACAATCCCACTATTAAAATCAACTTGATGGCAAAGTTAAAAAACACTTCGCCTACTTTTGCTAAAATGAGAGACTCCCGAGGAAAATTCACTCTGGCTAGCATTGGTTTTGCGACTGTCACGGCTTGTACCGGACCGTTTAATGCTTCTACAAATGTTTGCCATAGTGCAGTACTGAACATCACATATGCTGGGTAGGGTATGTCAGTCTTACCAACATTAATGACATTAGCATCATTTGCAAGAGTAAACCCAACAGCCATGACAATTGGCGGCAAAAATGCCCAAGCTACACCTAAAAATGATTGACGGTATTGAGCCGTAATATCCCTTACCATCAACCGCCATGCAAGCTCGCGAGAAGCTAGCAAATCCCGCCACATCTGTTTTAACAGATCGATTGGACGCCGCAGTTGACTTTCAGGCGTATAAATAACTTCAGGTAATCGCGATTTTTGGCTCTCTTTTTGTTTCAAAGTTCTTCACCTTACTGCATATATGGATGTATGCGTATGATGAATAACGTTCATCATACACTTTCTTTGAGAGCGATCTCCTTAAAATATCATCCTTGTGTTGAAGCTACGCTCGCATTCACAATTTTTGAAGAGACAGAGTTTTGTTGACCTTGCAAGTACCTTTGAGCATAGCGGCTAGTAATATACTTGTTCAAAACCTTATCCATTTCATACAGTATCCTCCCAACCACTCGTGACCCAAATCTACCAAAGGGTGCTTTTCGGGCGATGGAACTGATAATTGTCATATCGCGACGCCATCCCAAGCGCTTGTACTTATTTTTAAAGTACTCATCTTCAGTGAGGTTCCACTTGTCGCGCAGGCGTTTTAGGCTTGTGAGTTCCCACTCATCGCTCCAACGCAACATGTAGTAATGCAAATCTGTCCAATCCAGTGGAGGTCCCGGTACATAAGTGACAAGGGAATCAGGTTCTAGGTAAACCGTACCGCCAGCTTCAGCCACCTGTATGCACAAATCAACGTGTTCTTTGGTATTCAGCAGGGCTTCATCCAAAAATCCAATTTTCTGAAATATCTCAGTGCGTACCATCATACAGTGGAATTCTGCTAGCCCGGTTTTTTGTTGTTGCAATTGAGGACGGACTTCTGAAACTTGACGACCTTGCTTGTAAATTTTTTCAATTATCCGCCGTCTTGTGGTTTCACCCCTAGTTTCTAGAACAACTCCAGATTCGCCACCCGCACAATGCACTTCTTCATGCAAAGGAGTTCCCTGACAAATTAGAGGGCTGATTACAGTCGCTTCTGTTTCTTCCGCGCAGGACACTAAAGTCTTCAGCCAACCAGGAGTCACGACAACATCGTTATCAATAAAAACAACATACTTGCTGTTTACCTGACGCAAACCAATATTTCTTGCATGGTTTGGAGAAAGATAATATTCGGTGCGAATCAGTTGAAATTGCTTTTGAATGGCTTGCTCTGCTAAGTATTTTTTGATGTGAGACGGGGACCCACCATCGACATAAATCAACTGAAAAGGATATTCCGTACACGCGTAGATGCTTTCTAGAGACTCACGGGTGTAACTGAAGCGTTCCCGTGGAACGACAACAATCGTCACTTGCGGGTTTGTTACTTCTGATGAGTTCATATCCAAGACCTCTACTAATGTCAACTGTCTGCCTGTGTATTTAAGAACGACACTGGAAGCACCGATTCTAAGTCATACCACTTATAGTGTAACTACGGATTAATGTAGTTGCGATTTGCTACGACCGCTGAAAATTCCTTCTGACCGAGTTGAGGAGGGGTCAGTGCTACTAGTTGGTAAATGTTAACTAGCTTCTCGTTCAACTTATTAATATCGTAGTTTTCCTCTACACAAGTACGACCAGCTCGACCCATTTGTTCCCAGATATCGGGACACTCGATTAAATAAATTAACTTTTCAGCAATGGTATCCGAATCTCGCTCTGGAACGAGAAACCCAGAAACACCATCTTGCACGAGTTCGGGAATACCACCATGTAAAGTACCTATAACTGGTAAACCCATTGCCATAGCCTCTTTTAAAGTGTTAACTGGTGCGTCTTGATTGCCATTTTGAGCGGTTACACTTGGAGCTATAAATAAATGAGAATTGTCGAGAATCTCAATAATTTCTTGCTGGTTTTTCCAGCCAAGAAGTTTGACTTTATCTGTGATTTTCAACTCTTCTATCAACAAATGTAACTCTTCTTTTAAGTAACCATCACCTATGACATTGTATTCAACATCTGGATGAACATTTGCCACTTTGGCAAGAGCACGGATACCATACTCTATACCTTTCTTTTCCACAAGACGACCAACAGTGACAATCCGAATTTTGTCATTTGGGTGAGGACGTCGGACTTTAAACTGAAAT
It encodes the following:
- a CDS encoding ABC transporter permease, with product MKQKESQKSRLPEVIYTPESQLRRPIDLLKQMWRDLLASRELAWRLMVRDITAQYRQSFLGVAWAFLPPIVMAVGFTLANDANVINVGKTDIPYPAYVMFSTALWQTFVEALNGPVQAVTVAKPMLARVNFPRESLILAKVGEVFFNFAIKLILIVGLYFWFRISIAWTVILVPVALIHLVVLGTFIGVLLAPLGILYQDVSKGLTLITGFWLFLTPVVYPVPNEGTFGLLVKLNPVTPLLVTARELATTGVISNPLEFWVVSVLSFVGLLLTWVTFRLAMPFVVERVSS
- a CDS encoding glycosyltransferase family 2 protein, coding for MNSSEVTNPQVTIVVVPRERFSYTRESLESIYACTEYPFQLIYVDGGSPSHIKKYLAEQAIQKQFQLIRTEYYLSPNHARNIGLRQVNSKYVVFIDNDVVVTPGWLKTLVSCAEETEATVISPLICQGTPLHEEVHCAGGESGVVLETRGETTRRRIIEKIYKQGRQVSEVRPQLQQQKTGLAEFHCMMVRTEIFQKIGFLDEALLNTKEHVDLCIQVAEAGGTVYLEPDSLVTYVPGPPLDWTDLHYYMLRWSDEWELTSLKRLRDKWNLTEDEYFKNKYKRLGWRRDMTIISSIARKAPFGRFGSRVVGRILYEMDKVLNKYITSRYAQRYLQGQQNSVSSKIVNASVASTQG
- a CDS encoding glycosyltransferase, which codes for MKIAFIVGEFPVLSETFILNQITGLISRGHEVHIYGSRPDDLSKMHPDVEKYQLLERTHYVPTIPTNYLWRVLKGIGLIITNLHKSPLVLLRSLNFFKYEKYAISLRLLYSVIPLLQSTHYDIIHGQFGMHGIEGQIFRDIGAIKGKLIASFRGYDISYYVQECGQDVYNELFVKGDFFLANCEFFRQKAITLGCDRDKIVVLRSGIDCSRFQFKVRRPHPNDKIRIVTVGRLVEKKGIEYGIRALAKVANVHPDVEYNVIGDGYLKEELHLLIEELKITDKVKLLGWKNQQEIIEILDNSHLFIAPSVTAQNGNQDAPVNTLKEAMAMGLPVIGTLHGGIPELVQDGVSGFLVPERDSDTIAEKLIYLIECPDIWEQMGRAGRTCVEENYDINKLNEKLVNIYQLVALTPPQLGQKEFSAVVANRNYINP